Genomic DNA from Vibrio tubiashii ATCC 19109:
ATTCTTCGCAGGCTTTATTGAGCACAAACTCTCCGATCTGACCTATGAGTCCAATCTCTTCGGCGAGAGAGATAAACTCCAGTGGAGACACATTGCCTAGGTGAGGGTTGTGCCAACGTAGCAGGCTTTCCACCCCATGCAGCTCACCTGTTTGGGCAGTGACTTGAGGTTGATAGCTTACGGTCAGTTCGTCACGTTCAATAGCTTCACGTAACTCTCTCTCAAGCAAGAAATCGTACTGTACTTGTTTGTTGATTGAACTATCGAAGAATAGGACATCACCTTTTTGCCGCGCTTTAGATTTGTAGAGAACAATGTCGGCCTTTGATATTAATTCTTCAGGCTCGTCTCCATCGGACGGATACATGGAGACGCCAATAGAACAACTAGCAAAAATAACCTTACCGTCGATAACAAATTGTTGTTTGAACACATTTTTTATCTTGTCGACTTTAGCTTCGGTTTCAGAAAGATTTTTTAGGTTGGAAAAACAAAAGATAAACTCGTCACCACCAAAGCGAGCAACGAAATCATTTGGCCCTAAAAACTCATCAAATTTCTTACCGATCTCGCTGAGTAATTTGTCACCCGCACTGTGTCCGTATAAATCATTTACTTTCTTAAAGTCGTCTAGATCGACAAACATCACTGCCAATTGACAACACGCTGCTTCTGAAAGTTGAATTCCTTGTCGAATATTATTGTGAAGCTGGGCTCGGTTAGGCAGTCCGGTTAGTTCGTCGTGACACGCCATGTATTCGAGTTTGTCCTTGGTATCTTGTAAATCATCAAAATCGCGGTTAATTCTTTTTTCAAATCGCTTGAATCGATTAGCGATAAGTCGGCTAAGCACTAGAGACAAAGCAGCGACAACGAATATTGTGAACCCACCAATGACTAGCATCTGGTGTAGCGTTTCTTGCTGCTCTTGGTCAGCTTGTTGAGCACGGCTGGCTAAAAACTGATTATTTAATTCGTTGTAGATGCCTGCGCCAATTGTCCAACCCCAGTTTTCATCTTTGACGACGTAACTAGTTTTAGAGTAGTTAGAGATATTAGAAGGGCCAACAGGCGCGATGTATTTCACAATGCCCCTGTTGGTTTCCATAATACGTTTCGCGCCTTCCTTGACTTCTTCACTACCAATATCAAAGATGCTTTTGCCAATTAACGACTGATCTAAATGAGAGAGAACTTGACCGTTCTCATCAACAACAAAGACATAGCCGTGCTCACCAAATCTTAAGTTTCTTAGCCATTCGAGCGAAGTCGCTTTGATGTCATTTTCCACGTCGACAACATAGTCACCCGTGCCAATAAACCAATCATAGGGTGCAAAGTATTTACCGAAACCAATTTTTTCAAACTCATGATTCTTGTTATTGGGTTTTAC
This window encodes:
- a CDS encoding bifunctional diguanylate cyclase/phosphodiesterase encodes the protein MSKLTDKKLINLITYAPATIVAFFTLLWVLFTVRDTILSSQEDLASLQQDYEQRQLVELTNRVEYVLEQIEFARDQTEQQLESTIKERIYEAHAIATRIYENNKQLPEKQVTKLITDALRDIRFNNGRGYFFIYKTEGLNVMHPLLPRVEGTSLWDFRDVRGSYIVREMGEQVKAKGEDFYRWWFVKPNNKNHEFEKIGFGKYFAPYDWFIGTGDYVVDVENDIKATSLEWLRNLRFGEHGYVFVVDENGQVLSHLDQSLIGKSIFDIGSEEVKEGAKRIMETNRGIVKYIAPVGPSNISNYSKTSYVVKDENWGWTIGAGIYNELNNQFLASRAQQADQEQQETLHQMLVIGGFTIFVVAALSLVLSRLIANRFKRFEKRINRDFDDLQDTKDKLEYMACHDELTGLPNRAQLHNNIRQGIQLSEAACCQLAVMFVDLDDFKKVNDLYGHSAGDKLLSEIGKKFDEFLGPNDFVARFGGDEFIFCFSNLKNLSETEAKVDKIKNVFKQQFVIDGKVIFASCSIGVSMYPSDGDEPEELISKADIVLYKSKARQKGDVLFFDSSINKQVQYDFLLERELREAIERDELTVSYQPQVTAQTGELHGVESLLRWHNPHLGNVSPLEFISLAEEIGLIGQIGEFVLNKACEEFASVFPSPDYNSTLSINISPMQLMDKAFISQLKRAIEENHLPSNRITLEITENVLISDLPKVTPIINQIKELGFTISLDDFGTGYSSLSYLSNLPLDELKIDRVFVDKMLSSEQSDSLVKAILAIAQSASMRVVAEGVETEAQKTVLIDYGCDVLQGYLIERPMPIAQLAEKYAEL